A single region of the Apium graveolens cultivar Ventura unplaced genomic scaffold, ASM990537v1 ctg2690, whole genome shotgun sequence genome encodes:
- the LOC141700671 gene encoding uncharacterized protein LOC141700671, producing MMGSTFKPHILVEKLVKLNSSQQSIETLSHWCIFHMNKAKNVVETWDRQFHCSPREQRLAFLYLANDILQNSRRKGSDFVSEFWKVLPDALHVVLNNGDKSERNAALRLIKIWEERKVFGSQGQLLKEELVGKNLNIGIISGPPPGFKLPNSGGNALDKIASAYQVLKGDQLNEETILHKCMNAIRYIEKVDKDIGGSINSEQLIQSGTVEEIKGQQAILMGCIKQLIDVQSCRTSLVSYLTEALREQELKLSHLQHQLQDAQSQTERAENLCQQIINNVPSLAEKTKESHSASEDKEKLHQTEENSKSSVAAPVTAFTSTVQVPAYGMPSFASDGVIVNTVKGLSDDHPPEKKLKLESDHSVFLKTQDPQPPVPPYPHPDSLQHHVAITSKELTPQDQPPLPSSPPPMPPLPPSNPFPGPQFMPSAGLMASVPFNYSPIQQQRPPFPYPAIGPEYTGSSNFPAPPAMYYQNPGIFYGQQTFPATPASRQL from the exons ATGATGGGCAGCACATTTAAACCGCACATTCTGGTGGAGAAGCTAGTCAAGCTCAACAGCTCGCAACAAAGCATTGAAA CTCTATCACATTGGTGTATCTTCCACATGAACAAAGCGAAGAATGTTGTTGAAACATGGGACAGGCAGTTCCATTGCTCACCGCGTGAACAGCGATTGGCTTTTCTGTATCTTGCAAATGATATTCTCCAGAATAGTAGGCGGAAGGGTTCAGATTTTGTTAGTGAGTTTTGGAAGGTTCTTCCGGATGCACTTCATGTTGTACTTAATAATGGAGACAAGTCTGAAAGGAATGCTGCATTGCGGCTG ATAAAAATATGGGAAGAAAGAAAAGTTTTCGGCTCTCAAGGTCAGCTTCTCAAAGAAGAGCTTGTAGGGAAAAACCTGAACATAGGTATCATAAGTGGGCCTCCTCCAGGATTCAAATTG CCAAATTCAGGGGGAAATGCTCTGGACAAAATAGCATCTGCTTATCAGGTTCTTAAAGGTGATCAACTAAATGAAGAAACTATCTTGCATAAGTGTATGAATGCTATTAGATACATTGAGAAAGTAGACAAGGATATTGGCGGCAGTATAAACTCAG AGCAACTCATTCAATCCGGCACCGTGGAGGAGATTAAGGGGCAGCAAGCTATACTGATGGGTTGTATTAAACAGCTTATAGATGTCCAGTCTTGTAGAACAAGTCTCGTGTCTTATCTTACAGAGGCTCTTCGCGAACAG GAATTGAAACTAAGTCATCTTCAACATCAACTACAG GATGCACAATCTCAGACGGAGCGGGCTGAAAATCTATGCCAACAAATAATAAACAATGTTCCTTCCCTGGCTGAGAAGACGAAGGAATCCCATAGTGCCTCAGAGGATAAAGAGAAACTTCACCAAACTGAAGAAAATTCCAAGTCTTCTGTAGCTGCACCTGTGACTGCATTCACATCCACAGTTCAGGTGCCTGCTTATGGCATGCCTTCTTTTGCCTCGGATGGTGTCATTGTTAATACTGTAAAGGGACTTTCGGATGATCATCCACCTGAAAAAAAGCTGAAGCTTGAGAGTGATCACTCTGTTTTCCTCAAAACTCAGGATCCTCAGCCACCTGTTCCACCTTATCCTCATCCAGACTCATTGCAGCATCATGTTGCAATCACCTCGAAAGAGTTGACCCCACAAGATCAACCACCACTTCCATCATCTCCTCCACCTATGCCACCTCTACCACCTTCAAATCCATTCCCGGGGCCCCAGTTCATGCCGAGTGCAGGGTTGATGGCAAGTGTACCATTTAACTACAGCCCAATCCAACAGCAGCGGCCACCCTTTCCTTACCCTGCCATAGGGCCTGAATATACCGGAAGTTCAAATTTTCCAGCTCCTCCAGCGATGTACTATCAGAATCCAGGTATATTCTATGGCCAACAGACCTTCCCGGCAACACCAGCCTCCCGGCAACTGTAA
- the LOC141700674 gene encoding ubiquitin-like-specific protease ESD4, which produces MWLKWERMEAIRRDWGWGAFPVSAPIKHDLMRTLDINILHSLQPEGWLDDMIIYAYMWLLCDREEAIAAAGVYPRMPSYYFMDPLFMELEKKVDYEKPYSAKAMHFFLTWEWGVMVLDPMNYKAKYPEKKSVGVIRNMLRYVGKNRNFQEQDPLFHVWDAMPKQDNYSDCGVYMCKYMDYTLQGYDLVKVRWDTVGVQIFRYRISKELQKGMAKPIPTHRMRL; this is translated from the exons ATGTGGCTAAAGTGGGAGAGGATGGAGGCTATTAGGAGGGATTGGGGATGGGGAGCTTTCCCCGTGAGTGCTCCTATTAAACATGATCTTATGCGGACCTTAGACATAAATATTTTGCATAGTTTGCAACCCGAAGGATGGCTAGATGATATGATCATATATGCTTACATG TGGTTGTTGTGTGATCGTGAAGAAGCCATAGCTGCAGCGGGGGTGTATCCGAGGATGCCTTCATACTACTTCATGGATCCACTTTTTATGGAGTTGGAAAAGAAAGTGGACTACGAAAAACCCTATTCTGCGAAGGCCATGCATTTCTTTCTTACTTGG GAATGGGGCGTGATGGTACTTGATCCGATGAACTACAAAGCTAAATATCCTGAGAAGAAAAGT GTTGGAGTTATTAGAAATATGCTTCGTTATGTTGGCAAGAATCGAAATTTCCAAGAACAAGATCCTTTATTTCATGTTTGGGATGcaatgcctaaacaagataactATTCGGACTGCGGTGTGTACATGTGCAAATATATGGACTACACCTTGCAAGGATATGACCTCGTTAAAGTGCGTTGGGATACCGTGGGCGTGCAGATCTTTCGCTATAGGATTTCCAAGGAGCTTCAAAAAGGGATGGCTAAACCCATACCAACGCATCGCATGAG GCTTTGA